One segment of Pelotomaculum isophthalicicum JI DNA contains the following:
- a CDS encoding phenylacetate--CoA ligase family protein gives MGLYPEDIRGIEDIGKLPVINKAEIEKDLKENPPFGTFQGDLPACRIQSSTGTTGMPKPFFQSKHDWDVLGNLWARRLNAQGITAEDRVQVSLTYALFIPGFTSTEGIMKLGAMVIPLGSGAVTNTERQVTLARNWGATCLLMTPSFALYLADVAEKMGYDLKKDFQVKRLIHTGEPLPPAMRQRIEERWGLPAYDNWGSVETGAPTFECELKNGVHINEDAYYFEVTEPETGNSLPDGKEGLLTVTTLFKESSPLVRYNIGDFTKIMPEPCSCGRTFRRMASVRARVDDMVKVRGSAIYPTSVEPVVRKYSELGSEYRLVVDNVNNRDIIKLQAEIVRECSTDELKEKILDDVNKVLGIKCNGVELLPFGTLAQEASAAGRIKFKRLLDLRNK, from the coding sequence ATGGGATTATATCCTGAGGATATTCGGGGAATCGAAGACATAGGCAAGTTGCCTGTGATTAATAAGGCGGAAATAGAAAAGGATCTAAAAGAAAATCCCCCTTTTGGCACTTTTCAAGGTGATTTGCCTGCTTGTCGCATTCAAAGCAGCACGGGAACAACGGGCATGCCGAAGCCATTTTTTCAAAGCAAGCATGATTGGGACGTACTCGGTAATCTATGGGCCAGGAGGCTAAATGCTCAAGGGATAACCGCAGAGGATCGGGTGCAGGTCTCTTTGACTTACGCGTTATTTATCCCTGGATTTACTTCCACTGAAGGGATTATGAAATTAGGGGCCATGGTGATCCCGCTTGGCAGCGGGGCAGTAACAAACACTGAGCGGCAAGTTACATTAGCCCGAAATTGGGGAGCCACATGTTTGTTGATGACACCTTCTTTTGCTCTTTATCTTGCCGACGTTGCCGAAAAAATGGGCTACGATTTAAAGAAAGATTTTCAAGTGAAGAGACTTATTCACACCGGTGAACCTTTACCTCCGGCGATGCGGCAGCGGATTGAAGAACGATGGGGTCTTCCCGCATATGACAACTGGGGTAGTGTGGAGACCGGGGCGCCAACCTTTGAATGTGAGCTTAAGAATGGTGTTCATATTAATGAGGATGCTTATTATTTTGAAGTTACTGAGCCGGAAACCGGTAATAGCTTGCCCGATGGCAAAGAAGGATTGCTGACGGTGACAACATTATTTAAGGAATCATCACCCCTTGTAAGGTACAATATCGGTGACTTTACGAAAATAATGCCTGAACCGTGCTCTTGCGGACGGACTTTCCGGCGAATGGCCAGTGTACGGGCCCGCGTTGACGACATGGTCAAGGTGCGCGGCAGCGCAATTTATCCGACATCGGTGGAACCGGTAGTCCGTAAATATAGCGAATTAGGCAGTGAATATCGTTTGGTTGTAGATAATGTTAATAACAGGGACATCATTAAATTACAAGCGGAAATCGTGCGGGAATGCTCTACGGACGAACTTAAAGAAAAAATACTCGATGATGTTAATAAGGTTCTGGGAATTAAGTGCAATGGCGTTGAATTATTGCCGTTCGGTACTCTGGCTCAGGAAGCTTCGGCAGCTGGCAGAATTAAATTCAAAAGGCTTCTTGATTTGCGCAATAAATAA